One genomic region from Streptomyces sp. Li-HN-5-11 encodes:
- a CDS encoding mobile element transfer protein, translating into MNANRRFRNVVRIGPVQVGTYYDGRGREKHTAACTAPRCGFSTDYDSRAAAELAARTHRCAVR; encoded by the coding sequence ATGAACGCCAACCGCCGCTTCCGCAACGTCGTCCGTATCGGCCCCGTTCAGGTCGGCACCTACTACGACGGCCGGGGCCGCGAGAAGCACACCGCCGCCTGCACCGCACCGCGCTGCGGCTTCTCCACCGACTACGACAGCCGCGCCGCCGCCGAGCTGGCGGCCCGCACCCACCGCTGCGCCGTCCGTTGA
- a CDS encoding SpdD protein: MFRPKLPDVPTLPTTPVVPHQTQSAVPSAGRSLTPYAGAVAAVVVVGIVLTALLAAVAITAVSVAITAVVLRSLLNGATKR, translated from the coding sequence ATGTTCCGCCCCAAGCTCCCCGACGTTCCGACGCTGCCGACGACACCCGTCGTCCCGCACCAGACGCAGTCTGCGGTGCCGTCCGCAGGCCGGTCGCTCACCCCGTACGCGGGTGCGGTCGCCGCCGTGGTCGTCGTCGGCATCGTCCTCACCGCGCTCCTGGCGGCCGTCGCCATCACGGCCGTGTCCGTGGCCATCACCGCGGTGGTCCTGCGCTCTCTCCTCAACGGCGCGACCAAGCGCTGA
- a CDS encoding DUF2637 domain-containing protein, translating to MRALPIRLDAVLIQALIAAALSFAHLHDLASAAGQHGWKAWAYPVSVDLLLVAAWRRLRSGGAKAAGWSWFLVALTASLGANVATAGLLDLDAIPAWLRILVAGWPAVAFLGGTLLAHDVPKPQAAPEPVPDADQVPSASAPELPAAKPESAPSSAAAVPPALIAHARKVADDHRARTGTPIDTSTLRARLGVPMPLAEAIAAQLT from the coding sequence GTGCGTGCCCTGCCTATCCGGCTCGACGCCGTACTCATCCAAGCGCTGATCGCCGCTGCGCTGTCCTTCGCCCACCTGCACGACCTGGCCTCGGCCGCCGGTCAGCACGGCTGGAAGGCGTGGGCCTACCCGGTCTCCGTCGACCTTCTGTTGGTGGCGGCCTGGCGGCGGCTCCGCTCCGGCGGCGCGAAAGCGGCCGGGTGGTCCTGGTTCCTCGTCGCACTGACCGCCTCGCTGGGCGCCAACGTCGCCACCGCCGGACTGCTCGACCTGGACGCCATACCAGCCTGGCTGCGGATCCTCGTGGCTGGATGGCCTGCCGTCGCCTTCCTCGGCGGCACGTTGCTCGCCCATGACGTACCCAAGCCGCAAGCGGCGCCCGAACCGGTGCCGGATGCGGACCAGGTCCCTTCCGCCTCCGCTCCTGAACTGCCCGCCGCGAAACCGGAATCGGCTCCGTCCTCAGCGGCCGCTGTTCCGCCGGCACTCATCGCCCACGCCCGCAAGGTCGCCGACGACCACCGCGCCCGGACCGGAACCCCTATCGACACCTCGACGCTTCGCGCCCGGCTCGGCGTCCCCATGCCGCTCGCCGAAGCCATCGCAGCTCAACTCACCTGA